One Kazachstania africana CBS 2517 chromosome 5, complete genome DNA window includes the following coding sequences:
- the CHL4 gene encoding Chl4p (similar to Saccharomyces cerevisiae CHL4 (YDR254W); ancestral locus Anc_8.492), whose protein sequence is MSMEGLDSYVPSLAADVKLQRLKRLPVKTIHRLTIAWLTRFNTDYSKLKLTKVERKLDELIALDKINRKDLAKLVLSRYFNRGLNMRQLADIEFETLLHLPNHHKWNSLTIYDSKTNKYIPHLNYQDVQRKLSEDFKRSQINSHISFFDHPKLPITCFRIKLFELNHTSRQSFWLIFIPGTPILFHSHYNELNDPFVKLLFNHLKGIILPNQIVYFKKNENEPIKSLDTIYLTSGVTRYGNAMANWISYSHGDKVDNSPLSNSSSHTSIGGMKLNQNDNKEKCLIRFNGMNCEQNHIPVEKVNFLLNVDDGISIKFKFQGNDVFKGIRSLCEDEVIDIDKIPGWLCGENSIKSGVITENGFQAIVEKDRLF, encoded by the coding sequence ATGTCAATGGAAGGACTTGACTCTTATGTTCCATCTTTAGCTGCCGATGTAAAATTGCAGAGACTGAAAAGGCTGCCTGTTAAGACCATTCATAGATTGACCATTGCTTGGCTGACTAGATTCAATACCGATTATTCCAAGTTGAAATTGACTAAAGTTGAAAGGaaattagatgaattaATCGCTTTGGACAAGATTAATAGGAAAGATCTTGCAAAATTGGTGCTTTCTCGTTACTTTAACAGGGGACTAAACATGCGTCAATTGGCCGATATCGAATTCGAAACTTTATTACATTTGCCAAATCATCATAAATGGAATTCATTAACGATTTATGACTCTAAGacaaataaatatatacCGCATTTGAACTATCAGGATGTCCAGAGGAAACTATCCGAGGATTTCAAAAGATCCCAAATTAATTCTCATATCTCATTTTTCGACCATCCAAAGCTACCAATTACCTGTTTCagaatcaaattatttgaattaaatCATACTTCAAGGCAATCATTTTGGTTAATATTCATTCCTGGAACTCCcattttgtttcattcGCACTATAATGAGCTAAATGACCCTTTTGTGAAATTGCTATTCAATCATCTAAAAGGAATTATATTACCAAATCAAATTGTgtatttcaagaaaaatgagaatGAACCCATAAAATCATTAGATACTATCTATCTAACTAGTGGAGTCACAAGATATGGTAATGCAATGGCCAATTGGATAAGTTACTCCCACGGTGATAAGGTCGATAACTCTCCTCTAAGCAATTCTTCCTCGCATACATCAATTGGAGGAATGAAGTTAAACCAAAATGACAATAAAGAAAAGTGTCTAATCAGATTCAACGGTATGAACTGCGAGCAAAATCATATACCTGTTGAAAAAGTCAATTTTTTACTAAATGTTGATGATGGTATTTCgatcaaatttaaattccAAGGAAATGACGTCTTCAAAGGAATTCGCTCATTATGCGAAGATGAagttattgatattgacAAGATTCCTGGTTGGTTATGTGGTGAAAATAGTATAAAATCTGGTGTTATCACAGAAAATGGATTCCAAGCGATAGTAGAGAAAGATCgcttattttga
- the RMD5 gene encoding ubiquitin-protein ligase RMD5 (similar to Saccharomyces cerevisiae RMD5 (YDR255C); ancestral locus Anc_8.495), producing MSKLLETLDSEFNKLYSSDASEETPLKLYLKETHEFKVHLKKLKAHLNKHIEESELQIKGNGDVDKLNSNRMDKKHALIVEKLNRSHKNWNNSIKKHKKLAKQHYDGFNKNALVKLKKFDIDDVYVNKLPENSQKYINQAIGLHIARYNISMLPVQEKSDVLKYLQDVYGLDKRIAEHFIIMGQIVESLKSGKLDSCPEWCNMQKEKSASKSPTISILEYEIYVLKGLQMIKENSVLDVCKYLITAIPANTLNEKEIKNGKHVAELLTRLMLGEKIENIDELIKEKTDLCIKLFTDEYCLKNQLPFDSPLFLIVLSGLISFQFFIKYNQIRAYSHVGWTTQDELPFDVSLPEFLSRFHPIFICPVLKEETTRDNPPYSLACHHVISKKALDRLSKNGSLSFKCPYCPVHTSMAKTKKVKFIMV from the coding sequence ATGTCTAAACTACTGGAGACTTTGGACTCAGAGTTTAACAAACTCTATTCCTCTGATGCATCTGAAGAGACGCCTTTGAAGTTGTATCTTAAGGAAACACACGAGTTTAAGGTGcatttaaagaaattgaaagctCATTTAAATAAGCATATCGAGGAATCGGAATTACAGATAAAGGGTAATGGAGACGTGGATAAGTTGAATTCCAATAGAATGGATAAGAAGCATGCTTTAATAGTAGAAAAGTTGAATAGGTCGCATAAAAACTGGAATAATTCAATCAAGAAACATAAGAAACTCGCAAAGCAACATTATGATGGTTTCAATAAAAACGCACTTgttaaattaaaaaaatttgacatcGATGACGTTTATGTGAATAAATTACCGGAGAATTCTCAGAAATATATCAATCAGGCTATAGGTTTACATATAGCAAGGTACAACATTAGTATGTTACCTGTACAGGAGAAATCTGATGTTTTAAAGTATTTACAAGACGTATATGGATTAGACAAAAGAATAGCTGAGCATTTTATAATAATGGGGCAAATTGTGGAGTCTTTAAAGAGTGGTAAATTGGATAGCTGTCCTGAGTGGTGCAACATGCAGAAAGAGAAATCAGCTTCAAAATCCCCTACAATCTCTATCTTAGAATATGAAATATATGTGCTAAAGGGATTACAGATGATTAAAGAGAATTCCGTTTTAGATGTCtgtaaatatttgataacCGCCATTCCTGCGAACACTCTTAATGAGAAggaaattaaaaatggcAAACATGTAGCAGAGTTATTGACAAGGCTAATGTTGGGTGAAAAGATcgaaaatattgatgaattaatAAAGGAAAAGACCGATCTCTGTATCAAATTGTTCACAGATGAAtattgtttgaaaaatcaattacCGTTTGATTCTCCTTTGTTCTTGATTGTATTAAGTGGATTAATatcatttcaatttttcattaaatataaTCAAATCAGGGCATATTCCCACGTTGGTTGGACTACACAAGATGAGTTACCATTTGATGTTTCGTTGCCTGAATTTCTTTCTAGATTTCATCCAATCTTCATATGCCCTGTTCTTAAGGAAGAAACTACGAGAGATAATCCTCCATACTCCCTGGCATGCCATCATGTTATCTCAAAGAAAGCATTAGACAGGTTATCAAAGAATGGTAGtttatcattcaaatgTCCTTATTGTCCTGTACATACATCAATGGCTAAGACGAAGAAAGTCAAATTCATAATGGTATAA
- the KAFR0E02940 gene encoding uncharacterized protein (similar to Saccharomyces cerevisiae DIG2 (YDR480W) and DIG1 (YPL049C); ancestral locus Anc_8.499) — protein sequence MVGSHMQAGSEDHERVKLIGILCASPGLQQDNLQKSQLDRLRISKDIEIEQRAKISQLVKTPNHPTGSNDACFPITKRNSTAFSTAASLKRRKLPSALNLSSSSSFEFNSPVDEKVPSDSPFYPSTGVRSKKKIPPQKTTRFSRVVHTNNLFVTTPETSCRRSPPSGPRYPRQIPQRNIYYPYYSTISPIRQPIPTPIPSSTVLPSFNPWTMPMASHYLPYYLHNVDTPFTTSAINIHKNNGNKRKFAVMEGEIKIMDHVFSFDFSLNKGPDKENIDKKLFMSICDKIWEDSKLL from the coding sequence ATGGTGGGTAGTCATATGCAAGCTGGTAGTGAAGATCATGAAAGAGTGAAGCTAATCGGTATCCTGTGTGCTTCACCTGGTTTGCAACAAGATAATCTACAGAAATCACAATTAGATCGTCtgagaatttcaaaagacaTCGAGATAGAGCAACGTGCTAAAATCTCCCAGTTAGTTAAGACACCAAACCATCCAACGGGTTCCAATGATGCCTGCTTTCCGATAACCAAAAGGAACAGTACAGCATTTAGTACTGCAGCGTCATTAAAGAGAAGGAAATTACCTTCTGCTCTAAATTTATCTTCCAGCAGCagttttgaattcaattctCCTGTAGATGAGAAGGTACCCTCTGACTCTCCTTTTTACCCGTCCACAGGCGTAAGAagtaagaagaagataccTCCTCAAAAGACTACTAGATTCTCAAGAGTTGTCCATACAAATAACCTTTTTGTTACGACGCCAGAGACTTCTTGCAGACGTAGTCCTCCATCTGGCCCAAGATACCCACGACAAATTCCTCAGAGGAATATATATTACCCTTACTACTCTACCATCAGCCCTATTCGTCAACCTATTCCTACCCCAATACCCTCCTCCACTGTGCTACCGAGCTTTAATCCCTGGACAATGCCCATGGCTTCGCATTATCTTCCATATTACCTTCACAATGTTGATACCCCATTTACTACTAGTGCCATCAACATCCATAAAAATAACGGAAATAAAAGGAAGTTTGCTGTGATGGAAGgtgaaattaaaataatgGATCATGTATTTagttttgatttttcattaaacaAGGGCCCTGATAAGGAAAATATCGACAAGAAGCTTTTTATGAGCATTTGTGACAAAATTTGGGAAGACTCTAAATTATTATAG
- the KRE2 gene encoding alpha-1,2-mannosyltransferase KRE2 (similar to Saccharomyces cerevisiae KRE2 (YDR483W) and KTR6 (YPL053C); ancestral locus Anc_8.505) — MAIFLSKRLLRFTILVAVSLFVIITLNSHESSSSYVSNFIPSFQFSNSDWSSSEGLSPEEQRLNAAEGKSDLSLDEQAKALQDSADPVTDLATTDVMEFIRPSFENKGKRPKACYVTLVRNSELNSMLNSIRKVEQRFNKQFKYDWIFLNDEPFTDEFKNAVQAEISSTVKFGLIPTEHWSLPEWIDESRATEARFKMAHIIYGGSESYRHMCRFQSGFFWRHPLLDDYDWYWRVEPDINLYCDIKYDVFQWMQDNEKVYGFTISIHEYLDTIPTLWETSMKFFNEHSEYVADNNLMKFISEDNGATYNLCHFWSNFEIANLNLWRSPAYRAYFDALDHAGGFFYERWGDAPVHSIAASILLPKDRIHYFPNIGYHHPPYDNCPLDNLVYSENNCDCKQDNDFTFRGYSCGRQYYAAQGIEKPPYWEKYSH; from the coding sequence ATGGCTATCTTCTTAAGTAAGAGACTGCTAAGGTTTACTATCCTGGTGGCTGTGTCACTTTTTGTTATCATCACACTAAACAGTCATGAATCCAGTTCAAGTTACGTCTCAAACTTTATTCCTTCTTTCCAGTTCTCAAACAGTGACTGGTCATCTAGTGAAGGTTTAAGTCCCGAGGAACAAAGACTTAATGCTGCTGAAGGTAAGTCAGACTTATCACTCGACGAGCAAGCTAAAGCTTTACAAGACTCCGCTGATCCAGTCACCGATTTGGCCACTACTGATGTCATGGAATTCATTAGACCATCTTTCGAAAACAAGGGCAAAAGACCAAAGGCTTGCTACGTCACTTTAGTCAGAAACTCTGAATTAAACTCAATGTTAAACTCCATCAGAAAGGTTGAACAAAGATTTAACAAACAATTCAAATACGATTGGATTTTCTTAAACGATGAACCATTTACTGATGAATTCAAGAACGCCGTCCAAGCCGAAATTTCTTCTACGGTTAAATTCGGTTTAATCCCAACTGAACATTGGTCCTTACCAGAGTGGATCGATGAAAGTAGAGCCACTGAAGCTAGATTCAAGATGGCTCATATCATTTACGGTGGTTCTGAATCGTACAGACACATGTGTCGTTTCCAATCCGGTTTCTTCTGGAGACATCCTCTCTTAGATGACTATGACTGGTATTGGAGAGTTGAACCTGATATCAACTTATACTGTGATATCAAATATGACGTTTTCCAATGGATGcaagataatgaaaaagtttaCGGTTTCACCATCTCTATTCATGAATATCTAGATACTATTCCAACTTTATGGGAGACTTCTATGAAATTCTTCAACGAACATTCTGAATACGTTGCCGATAACAAtctaatgaaatttatctCCGAAGATAATGGTGCCACTTACAACTTGTGTCACTTCTGGTCCAATTTCGAAATTGCTAATTTGAATCTTTGGAGATCCCCAGCTTACAGGGCCTACTTCGATGCCTTAGATCATGCCGGTGGTTTCTTCTACGAAAGATGGGGTGATGCTCCAGTTCACTCTATTGCCGCTTCTATCCTTTTGCCAAAGGATagaattcattatttccCTAACATTGGTTATCACCATCCTCCATATGACAACTGTCCATTGGATAACCTTGTCTATTCTGAGAATAACTGTGACTGTAAACAAGATAATGATTTCACCTTTAGAGGTTACTCCTGTGGTAGACAATACTACGCTGCGCAAGGTATTGAAAAACCACCTTACTGGGAAAAATACTCCCATTAG
- the PHO8 gene encoding alkaline phosphatase PHO8 (similar to Saccharomyces cerevisiae PHO8 (YDR481C); ancestral locus Anc_8.501), producing the protein MTEVNENTALLGTSPTKSRFRLKAKTRKIMIATFVLFALAALLFQISDSSTVPHTKPKSDNKKNVIFFVTDGMGPASLSLARSFRQYKYDLPMNDTLFLDHYLIGSSRTRSSDSLVTDSAAGATAFSCALKSYNGAIGVDPFNAPCGTILEGAKLNGYMTGLVVTTRITDATPASFSAHADFRIQEDLIALHQLGNYPLGRMVDLMIGGGRTHYYSGKSRYGPSGTRKDNRNLIDEAINNGWQYVGSRSEFDSLKLGHNVSLPLLGLLADYDIPFDLDRSHSKYPSLEEQTITALNALSAATKNSDKGFFLLVEGSRIDHAGHQNDPAAQVREVLAFDRAFKAAVEFAENSDVETILISTSDHETGGLVTARQVTDDYPEYLWYPQVLDNAQHSGEYLQMKILNYDGNNKKEFVAKEVLKNDLNITDYTENDLHELVTLADGSKLQEKLNDMVSVRAQVGWTTHGHSAVDVNIYAFANKQETWLDILKNLQGNHENTEIGSFMARYMGIDLVKVTGLINETDHSAGINVKEINRVDLYDKYHHKLLNLRND; encoded by the coding sequence ATGACAGAAGTCAATGAAAATACAGCATTACTGGGCACAAGCCCTACAAAATCACGATTTAGATTGAAGGCAAAAACTCGTAAAATCATGATCGCTACGTTTGTTCTTTTCGCATTAGCAGCATtactatttcaaatatctgATTCTAGCACAGTTCCTCATACAAAGCCAAAGAGCGataacaagaaaaatgttATCTTCTTTGTTACAGACGGTATGGGACCAGCTTCTTTGTCGCTAGCAAGATCCTTTAGACAGTATAAGTACGATTTGCCGATGAATGATACGCTGTTTTTAGATCATTACCTAATTGGCTCATCTCGTACTAGATCTTCTGATTCTTTAGTAACTGACTCTGCTGCGGGTGCCACCGCTTTTTCATGTGCACTGAAGTCATACAATGGTGCTATTGGTGTGGATCCCTTTAACGCTCCATGTGGTACTATCCTAGAAGGGGCTAAATTAAATGGCTACATGACGGGTCTGGTTGTTACCACAAGAATTACTGACGCTACTCCTGCTTCCTTTAGTGCACATGCAGATTTTAGAATACAAGAAGATTTAATCGCCTTGCACCAATTGGGAAATTATCCTTTGGGTAGGATGGTAGATTTGATGATAGGTGGAGGTAGAACACATTACTATTCAGGTAAATCACGATATGGACCATCTGGTACACGTAAAGATAATAGAAATCTAATTGATGAAGCAATTAATAACGGGTGGCAGTACGTAGGCTCGCGTAGTGAATTCGATTCTTTGAAACTAGGCCACAATGTCTCGTTACCATTATTGGGTCTCTTAGCAGATTATGATATCCCATTCGATCTTGATAGAAGTCATTCCAAGTATCCTTCTTTGGAAGAACAAACTATAACTGCATTAAACGCATTGTCAGCTGCAACAAAGAATTCTGATAAAGGTTTCTTTTTATTAGTAGAAGGTTCAAGAATTGACCACGCGGGTCATCAAAATGATCCAGCTGCTCAAGTCAGAGAGGTTTTGGCTTTTGATAGAGCATTCAAAGCTGCTGTTGAATTCGCAGAAAACTCTGACGTagaaacaattttaatttctaCATCTGATCATGAAACTGGAGGACTAGTTACCGCCAGACAAGTGACTGATGACTATCCAGAATATCTTTGGTATCCACAAGTTCTCGATAATGCACAACATTCTGGTGAATATCTacaaatgaagattttaAACTATGACGgaaacaataaaaaagaatttgttGCAAAAGAGGTTTTAAAGAATGATCTTAACATCACTGATTatactgaaaatgatttacaTGAACTGGTTACTCTAGCAGACGGTTCTAAACTTCAGGAAAAGCTAAATGATATGGTCTCAGTTAGAGCTCAGGTTGGGTGGACAACACATGGCCATAGCGCAGTAGACGTTAATATTTATGCTTTTGCAAATAAGCAAGAGACTTGgcttgatattttgaaaaatctacaAGGTAATCATGAAAATACTGAAATAGGTTCATTCATGGCCAGATATATGGGCATTGATCTTGTAAAAGTTACGGGCTTAATTAATGAAACTGACCACTCTGCTGGAATTAAtgttaaagaaattaacCGGGTTGATTTATATGATAAATATCATcataaattattgaatttgcGCAACGACTAG
- the BTT1 gene encoding CCR4-NOT core subunit BTT1 (similar to Saccharomyces cerevisiae BTT1 (YDR252W) and EGD1 (YPL037C); ancestral locus Anc_8.485): MPIDQEKLAKLQKASANNKVGGTRRKMTKKTGSSAGAQKDDTKLQAQLAKLHAVTIDNVAEANFFKDDGNVLHFNKVGIQTAPQHNTSVFYGIPQEKSLQELFPGIISQMGAESINALTQLANQIQAQQQAGEKTEGAEEAKDDAIPELVEGQTFDADVE; this comes from the coding sequence ATGCCAATTGaccaagaaaaattagcCAAATTACAAAAAGCTTCCGCTAACAACAAAGTTGGTGGTACCAGAAGAAAGATGACCAAGAAGACTGGTTCATCAGCTGGTGCCCAAAAGGATGACACTAAATTACAAGCCCAATTAGCTAAATTACACGCTGTTACTATTGACAACGTTGCTGAAGCTAACTTCTTCAAGGACGATGGTAATGTCTTACATTTCAACAAGGTTGGTATTCAAACTGCTCCACAACACAACACATCTGTCTTCTACGGTATCCCACAAGAAAAGAGTCTACAAGAATTATTCCCAGGTATCATCTCTCAAATGGGTGCTGAATCCATCAATGCCTTAACTCAATTAGCCAACCAAATCCAAGCTCAACAACAAGCCGGTGAAAAGACTGAAGGTGCTGAAGAAGCTAAAGATGACGCCATTCCGGAATTAGTTGAAGGTCAAACTTTCGATGCTGACGTTGAATAA
- the CTA1 gene encoding catalase A (similar to Saccharomyces cerevisiae CTA1 (YDR256C); ancestral locus Anc_8.497), producing the protein MSAKGKDNTNTADVRDDRVVTNSLGNPLNEPYATQRIGQHGPLLLQDYNLLDNLAHFNRERVPERNPHAHGSGAFGYFEVTDDITDICGSAMFDTIGKRTRCLTRFSTVGGEKGSADTVRDPRGFATKFYTEEGNLDWVYNNTPIFFIRDPSKFPTFIHTQKRNPQTNMKDANMFWDFLTTPENQVAVHQVMILFSDRGTPASYRTMNGYSGHTYKWSNKKGDWHYVQVHILSDQGIKNLTIEEATRIAGENPDYCQQDLFTSIEKGKFPSWTVYIQTMTEEQAQKFPFSVFDLTKIWPHKDYPLRRVGKLVLNENPKNFFAQVEQAAFAPSNTVPYQEASADPVLQSRLFAYADAHRYRIGPNYAQLPVNCPYASKFFNPVIRDGPMNIDGNFGSEPNYYATNTNYQFIQQDRPIQEHQEVWHGPAIPYHWKTDAGDIDFVQATDLYRKVLSKQEGAQERQAHNIGIHAAAASPEIQERVIQMFTRVDKELGDNVRKVINAKNAEENAKL; encoded by the coding sequence ATGTCTGCTAAAGGAAAAGATAATACTAATACCGCTGATGTTAGAGATGACAGAGTCGTAACCAACTCACTTGGTAATCCGCTCAATGAGCCATATGCCACTCAACGTATAGGACAACATGGTCCTCTTCTGCTCCAGGACTATAATTTGCTAGATAACCTGGCTCATTTCAACAGAGAAAGGGTGCCAGAAAGAAACCCCCACGCTCATGGTTCAGGTGCTTTCGGTTATTTTGAGGTCACCGATGATATAACTGATATTTGTGGCTCCGCCATGTTTGATACAATTGGTAAAAGAACAAGATGTCTTACTAGATTCTCCACTGTCGGTGGTGAAAAGGGTTCTGCTGATACTGTAAGAGATCCAAGAGGTTTCGCTACCAAATTTTACACCGAGGAAGGTAATCTTGACTGGGTCTACAATAATACaccaattttcttcattagaGATCCTTCTAAATTTCCAACTTTCATTCATAcacaaaaaagaaatccTCAAACTAATATGAAGGATGCAAATATGTTCTGGGATTTCTTAACTACACCAGAAAATCAAGTCGCTGTTCATCAAGTtatgattttattttctgatCGTGGAACGCCAGCAAGTTATAGAACTATGAATGGTTATTCTGGTCACACTTATAAATGGTCGAACAAGAAGGGTGACTGGCATTACGTTCAAGTGCATATACTCAGTGATCAAGGTATCAAAAACTTGACTATAGAAGAAGCCACGAGAATTGCCGGTGAAAATCCTGATTACTGTCAACAAGATCTTTTTACGTCGATTGAGAAGGGTAAGTTTCCATCTTGGACTGTCTACATTCAAACAATGACAGAGGAACAAGCTCAAAAATTCCCGTTTTCTGTGTTTGATTTGACGAAAATCTGGCCTCATAAAGATTACCCATTAAGACGTGTTGGTAAGTTGGTATTGAATGAGAATCCAAAGAACTTCTTCGCACAGGTAGAACAAGCAGCCTTTGCTCCAAGTAATACTGTTCCATACCAGGAAGCAAGTGCGGACCCTGTCTTACAGTCAAGATTATTCGCTTACGCGGATGCCCACCGTTATAGAATTGGTCCAAACTATGCTCAACTCCCTGTGAATTGTCCATATGCTTCCAAGTTCTTCAACCCTGTCATTAGAGATGGTCCGATGAACATTGATGGTAATTTTGGTTCCGAACCAAACTACTATGCTACTAATACCAACTACCAATTTATTCAACAAGATAGACCAATTCAGGAACACCAGGAAGTCTGGCATGGTCCTGCAATTCCATACCATTGGAAGACAGATGCGGGAGACATTGATTTCGTTCAAGCAACCGATTTGTACAGAAAGGTCTTGTCAAAGCAAGAGGGCGCCCAAGAGAGACAGGCTCATAACATTGGAATTCATGCGGCTGCTGCTTCTCCTGAAATTCAAGAGCGTGTCATCCAAATGTTCACTAGAGTTGATAAAGAATTAGGTGATAATGTCAGAAAGGTTATCAATGCTAAGAatgctgaagaaaatgcAAAATTATAA
- the MET32 gene encoding Met32p (similar to Saccharomyces cerevisiae MET32 (YDR253C) and MET31 (YPL038W); ancestral locus Anc_8.486), which yields MNEDSIFYNQATDAIISLDSICDLDPVIKELLSRITLNNVNKTEPNDNIPLPTPNSNTYRYDNTLDVFNRDHAATSDINGSSTEKTKNSNKRSKHNKTREYKCLKCDLKFSRSSDLRRHERAHLPILPNICPQCGKGFARKDALKRHFDTLTCKRNRSKLHTIGNNEQISEILEVLRQKASDHHG from the coding sequence ATGAATGAGGATTCCATATTTTACAATCAAGCCACAGATGCTATAATATCATTAGACTCTATATGTGATTTGGATCCTGTAATAAAAGAGTTACTGTCTCGTATAACTCTAAATAATGTAAATAAAACTGAGccaaatgataatattccaCTTCCTACTCCCAATAGCAACACATATCGTTATGATAACACGTTAGATGTGTTCAATAGAGATCATGCCGCCACCTCTGATATTAATGGTTCATCCACTGAGAAGACTAAGAATTCAAACAAAAGATCGAAACATAATAAGACTAGAGAATATAAGTGTCTGAAATGTGATTTGAAGTTCTCGAGGTCATCAGACTTAAGGAGACATGAAAGGGCACATTTACCTATCTTACCAAATATTTGTCCACAATGTGGGAAAGGTTTCGCAAGGAAGGATGCATTGAAAAGACATTTTGATACTTTGACATGTAAAAGGAATAGAAGCAAATTACATACAATCGGCAACAACGAACAAATTAGTGAAATCTTGGAAGTATTAAGGCAAAAGGCTTCAGATCATCATggataa
- the CWC21 gene encoding U2-type spliceosomal complex subunit CWC21 (similar to Saccharomyces cerevisiae CWC21 (YDR482C); ancestral locus Anc_8.503) — protein MSYNGIGLKSAKGSSTSGHIQKSLASSGNEKYTRSLQHYKKRQAEALRTPQQVRSGKKDKSILLHLNKRNIELQVSEYRDVLEEQQAKDESLTDDVVDSKCNGLREKLLKEWEEEQRLSKAYKSRDKRVEGSIESGPEEKEQYDNRVNESET, from the coding sequence ATGTCGTATAATGGTATTGGGTTGAAGTCTGCAAAGGGATCCTCGACATCTGGACATATACAGAAGTCGTTAGCATCCAGTGGCAATGAAAAGTATACTAGATCATTACAACATTATAAAAAGAGGCAGGCAGAGGCACTACGAACACCGCAGCAGGTACGGTCTGGGAAGAAAGATAAATCTATCTTGTTACATTTGAATAAACGGAATATAGAGTTGCAAGTATCAGAATATAGAGATGTGCTGGAGGAACAACAGGCGAAAGATGAAAGTTTGACGGACGATGTCGTTGATAGCAAATGTAATGGACTTCGTGAGAAACTGTTGAAGGAATGGGAAGAAGAGCAGCGTTTATCAAAGGCTTACAAGAGTAGAGACAAGCGTGTGGAGGGATCCATCGAAAGTGGaccagaagaaaaagaacaataTGATAATCGTGTGAACGAATCTGAGACATAG